The Planctomycetia bacterium sequence CGATCTTCCAACGATTCCAACACAGGCTTCCAGGTGCGATTCCGTTGGGTTAGGTTAGTCTTAAACATGGGAAACTCCTGCTGCCAATGCAGCGATTGAATGATTGTGGGTCACTGTGCCATCTTGTTCTGAGGTGGGACTGGTTTGTGACAAAGAAATCTGAAAAAGCATGCTGATTGAGTGTAATCAGACGCGCTTTCAACTTAATGCCGCCACTTCTCAGCAGATCACTGTTCCCATTTTTGTGCAATATTATCCAGAGTTGGCTTGCAGTATTTCAAAAGGTCTAAGTCTACCACTTCTTGATGAAGCTCTTCCACGGTTGGTTCATTGAGGGATTGAGTCACTTGCTCCAGTAGAATGTAGGCGAAGCGTTCCCGGGCACGATGCAGTATTTGGCGAACAGCCGGAGCGCTATACGTCTTTCCCAGTTTCCCTGTGAGTGATATTGCCGTTTCTTCAGAGCGCTCTTTCGGAAATTCTCGCCGATGAGCAAGTACCGTGAAATAGGGCTGGCCCTGGCTCGCCTCTTCTTCTTGGAGTTTTCGCCATGTCGTATTGAGTAATTCAGCTCTCCATTCAACCTGAAATGCCGCATCAGATTCTGATGTGGTAGTAAAAGGGGCCATCGGCTCCGGCAGTTCCGTCTTCCAACCTAAAGGCCTCCTTTTCTGTTTTTGATGCTGATCCGCCAGCAGGTGGAAGAGGACACCTTTGAGAAAATGCCGAAATCGCCCCTTCTCCGGCTTAGCACCTTGCATCCCGCCTTGGAGTAGCTTAATGGCAAACTCCTGATATAGCTCATCTGCCATATCTGGATTTCGGGTGCAACCTAGCAAATATCGCCGAACGGCTCCTCCATATCGGGCCAACAGCCGCTCCTGGGCTGAGCGAGCTGTATCGCCCCCCTCATCATGTGCCTGATGGAGGAGACTCCACCGGGTCACAATCATACTGAGCCGTTCTGAGTATTGGCTGGGTTCCATGCTTCTTCACAGGATAACAGCATCCTTTTGCTTCGCAAGCCAATCTGCCGTTCAGGCTCAATCAATCTAATGGCTTGAAGAAAATCTGTCGCATGTTGTCACAACCGCCTGTCGAGTCAGAACTAGAGTCACAAGCAAGCGACATCGAGGTGATGAAGCAAGCTTAAACCACTCTTCACAAGGAGAAAGTCATGAATAGCGTTCGTAGACTGCTGGCAACCGTTTCTGTTGTCATGTTCTTTGTTTTTGCCAGCACTGGTATTGCCTCCGATGACAAGAAAATCGGCAATTATAAAGCAACAACCAATGGTTCGATGCAGCCCTCCAGGTTCAGCGGAGTTCAATCGTCCCGCGGAGTGAATCCTTCCCAAGGTTCGCAAATGCAAAAAACAACCAAGGTCGGGCTAGCCTCGCATGCACCTCCCTAGGCCAAAACAGGTCAGATTTCTCCATCCACGCAGATGGATAAGAAAATACTTCCAAGTGGAGTCCCTGGAAAGAGGGAGTTTGCGAAAGGTGAGCCTACTCTATCCGCACCCGGTGGATTCAAGTTGCCTGCCCAGCAGGGCAACAAAGCCACAAAGATGCCGATTAACCGACAAGGTATAAAATTCAATTCAATTCCTTCGGGTCAGGGTAAACAACAGGGCTTTGCTGCTGGGGAACCCAATCCTTCGGCACCGGGCGGACTCAAACTTCCTAAGCAAGGCCATCACCCCAAGGGGTACCCTTCGAGCGACTGCTGGAATTGGAAATCCATCGGATGCGACTGGGGCCGCTACAACTGCTGGTACGATAACTGGCTTGGCAATTGCTACTATACGCCTCCTTACGACTTCTGCTACTATCCGGCATGGAAATACATATACCCCACACGAGTCTGCTATACCTCACCGGTATGCTGCACTCAGCCCGCTTGTTCGAACTGGGATAGATGGAATCAAACAGAAATCGTGACGGGCTCAACGGATGATTCTGTCGACACTGGTTTCCTGACCAGTTCCGTCACAAACCGCTAAACATCGTTTCCTGGTATTGTCTCGTAAGCAGCGTGCTGGATTCTTTCCGAGAGCTAAACATGTCACATGCACACCTCTTCGCCGGACCGGCACGCTTCGTTGACGTCCAGACTCTGTTGGCGTTCTTACATGGCTCGGTAGATGGTCCCAACGATAACGCAAAGTGGGGATCGGAGTTCGGCCAAGAGGCCGGACTGTCCAAAATGGACTATGACGCCGGGGGAATTGAGTATGTATTATCCGACATTGCCCAGCCAGTAAGAGCCCTCTTGTCCGACCATCCAGCCTCGGCGACTTGGGCGTGTGCAGATGCGCAAGCACATGTTGCAGTACTTGTATTCCCTCCCAATCGGTTGTGGCACCCGGAAAAGTGCTCCTTGCCATACTTAGGCTTGGTTGATGTGGACGATCCTGTCACCTAATCAGACATTGCACTAGATACGGACGGGTAACCTTTACTCAACTACTGATCCAACCTCAATCGATAATCAAAGTGGATCGAGAGTGTAACCCCGCAGATGCGAGAGACCGAAGTGGAGGGTGACTGATTTCCTGAAGCTGGGAAATTGCAAGCCTGTCGTTGGCGGGTAACAGTTCCTACAGCATTCTTCAATGCGGCCATCAGCTTCATCATGGAAGAGTCACGTGGCGTTCTCAACCGGCTTTCGTTGAGGTACCAGATTGAACAGCCTTGAGCATGGATGCTGCTGACTCTCGTGTAAATCTTTTTTGCGCTCGGCGTACCAATGGATAACCGAGCCGGATCAAGACATGGTTCGGTCGAGAGAAAGCCAGAATGTCATACCATACGCTGTTGTCGCCCCGGTTCCATTCGATCATAAAACTGACCTTTCCCCTAGAAACTGATCCAGTTTTTAAGAGATAAACAGAGAGTTTCTAATGGAGGAGAG is a genomic window containing:
- a CDS encoding DUF1990 family protein — translated: MIEWNRGDNSVWYDILAFSRPNHVLIRLGYPLVRRAQKRFTRESAASMLKAVQSGTSTKAG
- a CDS encoding sigma-70 family RNA polymerase sigma factor, with product MEPSQYSERLSMIVTRWSLLHQAHDEGGDTARSAQERLLARYGGAVRRYLLGCTRNPDMADELYQEFAIKLLQGGMQGAKPEKGRFRHFLKGVLFHLLADQHQKQKRRPLGWKTELPEPMAPFTTTSESDAAFQVEWRAELLNTTWRKLQEEEASQGQPYFTVLAHRREFPKERSEETAISLTGKLGKTYSAPAVRQILHRARERFAYILLEQVTQSLNEPTVEELHQEVVDLDLLKYCKPTLDNIAQKWEQ